Proteins found in one Lycium ferocissimum isolate CSIRO_LF1 chromosome 6, AGI_CSIRO_Lferr_CH_V1, whole genome shotgun sequence genomic segment:
- the LOC132059962 gene encoding uncharacterized protein LOC132059962: MATSFTSSLLLPSEFSPKRSSRAPRSTATLAMKREAHDKNHYNGSRLVDENLIVLRKRIHEIKIIERNYEPPAEWMDWEKSLYADYDLNICEAMGLLQAQLMDTRPGLVLGMVALIALSVPTSTAVILFHLLELAKGVLAGLHIH; encoded by the coding sequence ATGGCGACATCATTCACTTCTTCTCTGCTTCTTCCTTCAGAATTTTCACCAAAAAGGTCATCAAGAGCTCCAAGAAGTACTGCAACGCTGGCAATGAAAAGAGAGGCACATGATAAGAACCACTACAATGGTTCGCGTCTTGTAGATGAGAACTTGATAGTCCTTCGAAAGAGAATTCACGAGATAAAGATTATTGAGAGGAATTACGAGCCCCCTGCTGAATGGATGGACTGGGAAAAGAGCCTTTACGCGGATTACGATTTGAATATTTGTGAAGCAATGGGATTATTGCAGGCCCAATTGATGGATACAAGGCCAGGTTTGGTTTTGGGCATGGTTGCACTCATTGCATTAAGTGTGCCGACCTCAACTGCTGTGATTTTGTTTCATTTGTTAGAGTTAGCAAAAGGGGTTTTGGCTGGACTACATATTCATTAA
- the LOC132061492 gene encoding uncharacterized protein LOC132061492 yields the protein MLARGHFREFLSERGRNNYSRANPAEEKDSSTAPLHVINMIFREAMIAGTSFTSSRKMKILVTREKRTREFPEDEALTFSDEDAAGVTLPHNDALVITILIGNCQVKQVMVDPGSLENILRLKVVE from the coding sequence ATGCTTGCCAGAGGGCACTTCCGGGAATTCTTGAGTGAGAGGGGAAGAAACAATTACAGTAGAGCCAACCCTGCCGAGGAGAAGGACTCGTCAACTGCTCCCCTACACGTAATCAACATGATTTTTAGAGAAGCTATGATAGCGGGGACTAGTTTTACCTCGTCCAGGAAGATGAAGATCTTGGTGACACGAGAAAAGAGAACTCGAGAGTTTCCGGAGGATGAGGCTCTTACCTTCTCTGATGAAGATGCAGCGGGCGTCACTTTGCCTCATAATGATGCCCTTGTCATCACCATACTTATTGGAAATTGCCAGGTCAAGCAAGTCATGGTAGATCCGGGAAGTTTAGAAAATATCCTCCGCTTGAAGGTGGTGGAATAA
- the LOC132061493 gene encoding uncharacterized protein LOC132061493, with product MASSTTSILSTSFLPSKPFFSQRRRSSTNTRTILTLATRKEAHDQNYNNGRHVDENMIVLRKRIQEMKMIEKNYEPPEEWMDWEKSLHGNYNSSVCEAMGFLQYMLMNTRPSLALGMVALVALSVPTSIAIVLFHLLEFTKGILAGVNIIS from the coding sequence ATGGCATCATCAACAACTTCTATTCTTTCGACCTCATTTCTTCCATCCAAAccatttttttctcaaagaaGAAGATCATCAACAAATACAAGAACAATATTGACTTTGGCTACGCGAAAAGAAGCACATGATCAGAACTATAATAATGGTAGACATGTGGACGAGAACATGATTGTTCTTAGAAAGAGGATTCAAGAGATGAAGATGATCGAGAAGAATTACGAGCCACCAGAAGAATGGATGGATTGGGAGAAAAGCTTACATGGGAATTATAATTCGAGTGTTTGTGAAGCCATGGGATTTTTGCAATATATGTTGATGAATACAAGGCCAAGCTTGGCTTTAGGCATGGTTGCACTTGTTGCATTGAGTGTGCCCACATCAATTGCAATTGTCCTTTTTCATCTCTTAGAGTTTACTAAAGGGATTTTGGCTGGTGTTAATATTATTAgttaa
- the LOC132059961 gene encoding uncharacterized protein LOC132059961: MATSFTSSLLLPSQVSPKRRSSSRAQRRTTTLAMKREAHDKNHYNGSRLVDENLIVLRKRIHEMKMIERNYEPPTEWMDWEKSLYTDYDSNICEAVGLLQAQLMDTRPSLVLGMVALIALSVPTSTAVLLFHLLELTKGVLAAGLHIP, from the coding sequence TTCTCTACTTCTTCCTTCACAAGTTTCACCAAAAAGAAGATCATCATCAAGAGCACAAAGAAGAACCACAACGCTGGCAATGAAAAGAGAGGCACATGATAAGAACCACTACAATGGTTCGCGTCTTGTAGATGAGAACTTGATAGTCCTTAGAAAGAGAATTCACGAGATGAAAATGATCGAGAGGAATTACGAGCCTCCAACTGAATGGATGGATTGGGAGAAGAGTCTTTACACGGATTACGACTCAAATATTTGTGAGGCAGTGGGATTACTGCAAGCCCAATTGATGGATACAAGACCAAGCTTGGTTTTGGGTATGGTTGCACTCATTGCATTAAGTGTGCCCACCTCAACTGCTGTACTTTTGTTTCATTTGTTAGAGTTGACAAAGGGGGTTTTGGCTGCCGGACTACATATTCCTTAA